One Clostridium sp. CM027 genomic window carries:
- a CDS encoding electron transfer flavoprotein subunit beta/FixA family protein translates to MNIVVCLKQVPDTNEVKIDPKTGTLIREGVPSIINPDDKNALEESLRLKDEHGAHVTVISMGPPQAEKALREALAMGADEAILVSDRAFAGADTLATSHALAATLKKLDYDVVFAGRQAIDGDTAQVGPEIAEHLNLAQITYVEKVDVIKGGLKVRRAWEDGYEDIEVKTPVLLTAIKELNEPRYMNIKSIFEMFQNKEVKVWNAADIGADIAVLGLKGSPTKVKKSMTKEAKGKGELIQLPANEAALYVVSKLKENHFI, encoded by the coding sequence ATGAATATAGTTGTATGTTTAAAACAAGTTCCAGATACAAACGAAGTTAAAATAGATCCTAAAACAGGAACACTTATAAGAGAAGGCGTTCCATCAATAATAAATCCAGATGATAAAAATGCACTGGAAGAATCTTTAAGATTAAAAGATGAACATGGTGCACATGTGACAGTAATAAGCATGGGACCCCCACAAGCAGAAAAAGCTTTGAGAGAAGCTTTAGCTATGGGAGCTGATGAAGCAATATTAGTATCTGACAGAGCATTCGCAGGAGCAGATACATTAGCTACATCTCATGCACTTGCAGCGACTTTAAAGAAATTAGATTATGACGTAGTGTTTGCAGGTAGACAAGCTATAGACGGAGATACAGCGCAAGTTGGACCTGAAATAGCAGAACATTTAAATCTTGCTCAAATAACATATGTTGAAAAAGTTGATGTAATTAAGGGTGGATTAAAAGTTAGAAGAGCTTGGGAAGACGGATATGAAGATATAGAAGTTAAGACTCCTGTTCTTTTAACAGCAATAAAAGAGTTGAATGAGCCAAGATATATGAACATAAAAAGCATTTTTGAAATGTTCCAAAATAAAGAAGTAAAAGTTTGGAATGCAGCAGATATCGGAGCAGACATAGCTGTTCTCGGTCTTAAAGGTTCACCAACAAAGGTTAAAAAGTCTATGACCAAAGAAGCTAAGGGAAAAGGCGAATTAATACAATTACCAGCTAATGAAGCTGCTTTATATGTAGTTTCAAAATTAAAAGAAAATCACTTTATCTAA
- a CDS encoding acyl-CoA dehydrogenase — MNFALTKEQEFVKQMVSEFALNEVKPLAAEIDVTERFPSETVEKMARYHMMGIPIATKYGGAGGNNVSYIMAVEELSKACATTGVILSAHTSLCAGPIDAFGTEEQKMKYLVPLAKGEKLGAFGLTEPNAGTDASGQQTTATLDGDNYILNGSKIFITNGGVADTFVVFAMTDKTKGTKGITAFIVEKEFPGFSIGKHEDKLGIRASSTTELVFENCIVPKENMLGKEGRGFGIAMKTLDGGRIGVAAQALGIAEGALNEATKYMKERKQFGKPLSAFQGLQWMVAELDVKIEASKLLIYKAAWNKDNGLPYTVEAARAKLFASETAMEVTTKAVQIFGGYGYTKEYPLERMMRDAKITEIYEGTSEVQRMVIAGNLLK; from the coding sequence ATGAATTTTGCATTGACAAAAGAACAAGAATTTGTAAAACAGATGGTAAGTGAGTTCGCATTAAACGAAGTTAAACCTTTAGCTGCGGAAATAGACGTGACAGAAAGATTTCCTAGCGAAACTGTAGAGAAAATGGCTAGATACCATATGATGGGTATCCCAATTGCTACTAAATACGGTGGAGCAGGCGGAAATAATGTATCATACATTATGGCTGTTGAAGAATTATCAAAAGCATGTGCAACTACAGGAGTTATACTATCAGCTCATACTTCATTATGTGCTGGCCCAATAGATGCTTTCGGTACAGAAGAACAAAAAATGAAATATTTAGTTCCACTTGCAAAAGGTGAAAAACTAGGAGCTTTTGGACTAACGGAACCTAATGCAGGAACAGATGCGTCAGGTCAACAAACTACAGCAACTTTAGATGGTGATAACTATATATTAAATGGTTCAAAAATATTTATCACAAACGGTGGAGTAGCAGATACATTTGTAGTTTTTGCAATGACTGATAAAACTAAGGGAACAAAAGGAATCACTGCTTTCATAGTTGAAAAAGAGTTTCCAGGATTCTCAATTGGTAAACACGAAGATAAATTAGGAATAAGAGCATCATCAACTACAGAACTTGTATTTGAAAACTGCATAGTTCCTAAAGAAAACATGCTTGGAAAAGAAGGAAGAGGGTTCGGTATCGCAATGAAAACCCTTGATGGAGGAAGAATCGGAGTAGCGGCTCAAGCCCTAGGAATTGCAGAAGGCGCACTAAATGAAGCTACTAAATACATGAAAGAAAGAAAACAATTTGGAAAACCACTTTCAGCATTCCAAGGTTTACAATGGATGGTTGCAGAACTTGATGTTAAAATTGAGGCTTCTAAACTTTTAATATATAAAGCAGCATGGAATAAAGATAATGGTTTACCATATACAGTAGAAGCTGCTAGAGCAAAATTATTTGCGTCAGAAACAGCTATGGAAGTTACAACTAAAGCCGTTCAAATCTTCGGAGGATATGGATATACTAAAGAATATCCATTAGAAAGAATGATGAGAGATGCTAAGATAACTGAGATATATGAAGGAACTTCAGAAGTTCAAAGAATGGTTATAGCTGGAAATTTATTAAAGTAG
- a CDS encoding short-chain-enoyl-CoA hydratase has protein sequence MEYKNIVLQKEDKVAILTISRPKALNALNTETLKELDLAIDEIAEDDKIYAVILTGEGKAFVAGADITEMKDLNVMGGRKFGNLGNKVFRKLETLEKPIIAAVNGFALGGGCELSMACDIRIASSKAKFGQPEVGLGITPGFGGTQRLPRLVGLGMAKELIYTAKIINAEEALRIGLVNKVVDPENLLSEAKALANTIAGQAPIAVSFCKAAINKGIQIDIDSALSYESEIFGECYATEDQKNGMTAFIEKTEKCFKNK, from the coding sequence ATGGAATACAAGAATATTGTTCTTCAAAAAGAAGACAAAGTCGCAATACTTACAATTAGTAGACCAAAGGCTCTAAATGCATTAAATACAGAAACATTAAAAGAGCTAGATTTAGCAATAGATGAAATTGCTGAAGATGATAAAATCTACGCAGTGATCTTAACAGGAGAAGGAAAAGCTTTCGTAGCAGGGGCTGACATCACCGAAATGAAAGATCTTAATGTTATGGGTGGAAGGAAATTTGGAAATCTAGGGAATAAAGTTTTCAGAAAACTAGAAACTTTAGAAAAACCTATAATAGCTGCAGTAAACGGTTTTGCGCTAGGTGGAGGATGTGAACTTTCTATGGCTTGTGATATTAGAATCGCTTCTTCAAAAGCAAAATTTGGACAACCTGAGGTAGGTCTTGGAATAACTCCTGGCTTTGGAGGTACGCAAAGACTTCCTAGACTTGTAGGACTTGGAATGGCTAAAGAACTAATTTATACAGCAAAGATTATTAATGCGGAAGAGGCATTAAGAATTGGACTTGTAAATAAAGTAGTTGATCCAGAAAATTTATTATCAGAAGCTAAAGCACTAGCAAATACAATTGCAGGACAAGCACCTATTGCTGTAAGCTTTTGTAAGGCAGCAATCAATAAGGGAATACAAATAGATATAGATTCAGCGCTTTCATACGAATCAGAGATATTCGGAGAATGTTATGCGACTGAAGATCAAAAAAATGGAATGACAGCATTTATTGAAAAAACAGAAAAATGCTTTAAAAATAAGTAA
- a CDS encoding redox-sensing transcriptional repressor Rex codes for MERKKNISMAVIKRLPKYHRYLKELLRNDVDRISSKELGEKIGFTASQIRQDLNCFGDFGQQGYGYNVKELLNEISGILGLSKEYKMVIVGAGNIGQAIANYTNFEKLSFNLAGIFDVNPKLIGLKIRDVEVIDLDELARFLKATPIDIGVICVPHISAQKVSDIMVANGVKGIWNFAPVDLEVPVETIVENVHLSESLLTLSCLMNDKSYS; via the coding sequence GTGGAAAGAAAAAAGAATATATCAATGGCAGTTATTAAAAGATTGCCTAAATACCATAGATATTTAAAAGAACTTTTAAGAAATGATGTAGATAGGATATCCTCGAAAGAATTGGGCGAAAAGATTGGGTTTACAGCATCTCAAATTAGACAAGACTTAAATTGTTTTGGAGATTTTGGACAACAGGGATACGGATATAATGTTAAAGAATTGTTGAATGAAATTAGTGGAATACTAGGACTCTCAAAAGAATATAAGATGGTAATAGTAGGCGCGGGGAATATCGGGCAAGCTATTGCCAATTATACTAATTTTGAAAAGCTATCATTTAACTTGGCGGGTATTTTTGATGTTAACCCAAAGCTTATAGGATTAAAAATTAGAGATGTTGAAGTAATAGACTTAGATGAATTAGCGCGTTTCCTTAAAGCGACACCAATAGATATTGGCGTAATATGTGTTCCACATATTAGTGCTCAAAAAGTTAGTGACATAATGGTAGCAAATGGGGTTAAAGGTATATGGAATTTTGCACCTGTGGATTTAGAGGTGCCTGTAGAAACCATTGTGGAGAATGTCCATTTAAGTGAGAGCTTGCTAACACTTAGTTGTTTAATGAATGACAAATCATATTCATAA
- the abc-f gene encoding ribosomal protection-like ABC-F family protein → MIVLSCKDIHKSYGIDVILDKITLSINEGEKIGFIGANGAGKSTLFKILTSQLDYDNGELFIDKNKKVGYLSQNLELTLSNTIYEETLLVFHDLLGLEKRLNNLESKMNEPYDTSKEEYNNRIIKEYTLICELYNNRGGYTYKAEINKVLKGLGFMEEDYNKPINILSGGQKTRVALCKLLLKNPDILLLDEPTNHLDLDAIEWLEDYLKSYKGTIFIISHDRFFLDAITNKTFELTNGHVDSYNGNYTNFIDLKKKNYEVQLKAYNLQRSEIKRQEDIITRYRSFNREKSVRAAESRQKSLDKLDRVDSPDTAPRETKIKFETEIKSGNDVLHAENLSKRFGDNLLFENLNLDIKRSEKFALIGENGRGKTTLLNIIMDKISSDTGIKILGKNIFVGYYDQEQSNLNPEKTIIDEVWDEFPKLTTTEVRTALAAFLFIGEDVFKSISTLSGGERCRINLLKIMLSKSNFLLLDEPTNHLDIMSREALEDSILGYDGTVLVISHDRYFLNKVITKILELKQDGLKEYLGNYTYYIEKKKNPLRFQVEEAYDGMSKTQINLDKRKKRDEQKLEKQKKIDLKDLEDKITSSEQRLEKLNSDLCLEEIYSSPSRSVETNNQISSIKTELETLYANWEDFISEVD, encoded by the coding sequence ATGATAGTTTTAAGTTGCAAGGATATTCACAAAAGTTACGGCATAGATGTTATTTTAGACAAAATAACTTTAAGTATAAATGAAGGTGAAAAGATTGGATTTATTGGTGCTAATGGGGCAGGTAAATCTACGCTTTTTAAAATACTCACATCACAATTGGATTATGATAATGGTGAGCTATTTATAGATAAAAATAAAAAAGTTGGTTATCTATCTCAAAATCTTGAATTAACTTTAAGTAATACTATATATGAAGAAACTCTTTTAGTATTCCACGATCTATTAGGCCTCGAAAAAAGACTTAACAATTTAGAATCAAAAATGAATGAACCTTATGATACTTCCAAAGAAGAATATAATAATAGAATAATAAAAGAATATACATTAATCTGTGAACTTTACAATAACAGGGGCGGCTACACATATAAAGCTGAAATTAATAAGGTTCTCAAAGGTCTTGGCTTTATGGAAGAAGATTATAATAAGCCAATAAACATACTAAGTGGAGGTCAAAAGACTAGAGTTGCACTATGCAAATTATTACTTAAAAATCCCGATATTCTTTTATTAGATGAACCTACTAACCACCTAGACTTAGATGCTATAGAATGGTTAGAAGATTATTTGAAATCTTATAAAGGAACTATTTTTATAATATCCCACGATAGATTCTTTTTAGATGCTATTACCAATAAAACTTTTGAACTTACTAACGGTCATGTAGATTCTTATAATGGAAATTATACAAATTTTATTGATTTAAAGAAAAAAAATTATGAAGTTCAATTAAAAGCATACAATTTGCAACGCTCAGAAATAAAAAGGCAAGAGGACATCATAACTAGATATAGATCCTTTAATAGAGAAAAAAGTGTAAGAGCTGCAGAGAGCAGACAAAAATCCTTAGATAAACTCGACCGGGTTGATTCCCCCGACACAGCTCCTAGGGAAACTAAAATCAAATTTGAAACAGAAATTAAAAGCGGAAATGACGTTCTCCATGCAGAAAATTTATCAAAACGATTTGGAGACAATCTTTTGTTTGAGAATTTAAATCTAGATATAAAAAGATCCGAAAAGTTCGCTCTTATTGGTGAAAATGGTCGTGGCAAAACCACTCTTTTAAATATTATAATGGATAAAATTTCAAGTGATACAGGTATAAAAATATTGGGCAAAAATATTTTTGTAGGATATTATGACCAAGAACAATCAAATTTGAATCCAGAAAAAACTATAATAGATGAGGTTTGGGATGAATTTCCTAAACTTACTACCACAGAAGTACGTACTGCATTAGCTGCATTTTTATTCATAGGAGAAGATGTATTTAAAAGTATATCCACATTGAGTGGTGGTGAAAGATGTAGAATTAATCTTCTAAAAATAATGCTATCAAAATCCAACTTTTTACTATTAGATGAGCCAACAAATCACTTAGATATTATGTCTCGTGAAGCTTTAGAAGATTCGATACTTGGATATGACGGTACTGTTCTTGTAATATCTCATGATAGGTATTTCTTAAACAAGGTAATTACTAAAATACTTGAATTAAAACAAGATGGTCTTAAAGAGTATTTAGGTAATTATACTTATTATATAGAAAAAAAGAAAAACCCTCTAAGGTTCCAAGTAGAAGAAGCCTACGACGGCATGTCAAAAACTCAAATTAATCTTGATAAAAGAAAGAAGAGAGATGAACAAAAACTAGAAAAACAAAAGAAAATCGATTTAAAAGACCTAGAAGATAAAATTACCTCATCGGAACAGCGATTAGAAAAATTAAATAGTGATCTTTGCCTTGAAGAGATTTATTCAAGTCCTAGTCGGAGTGTTGAGACAAACAATCAAATTTCTAGTATTAAAACCGAACTTGAAACTCTTTATGCAAACTGGGAAGACTTTATATCGGAAGTGGACTAA
- a CDS encoding M14 family metallopeptidase, producing the protein MQTLKIGSRGTSVMEIQALLNKLGYDVGGIDGIYGTKTAQAVLMFQRYFGLSPTGTVNDDTYKLMNRFLMGYDTYRIRPGDTIYLIASKYFVTVESIITANPQINPNNLQVGEVIIVPYSLDVVYTNIDYTYDIMKKDLEGLKARYPFIEVASGGKSELGKELYYVKLGNGPNKVFYNGSHHAIEWITTVLLMKFIENFSKAYATGENIEGYSALDIWNKSTIYIMPMVNPDGIDLVLNGLERSNPYYNDLIKWNNGSSDFSKTWSANIRGVDLNHNYDAMWQKSKDAEKSYGVYGPGPTRYSGTAPESESESKAVADFTRKHGFRLVIAYHTQGEVIYWDFQNLASAEARKIGEIFSSLSGYELAETYGITSYAGYKDWFIEKYRRPGYTIEVGIGKNPLPISQFNKIYKDNIKVLLEGALI; encoded by the coding sequence TTGCAAACCCTAAAAATAGGCTCAAGAGGAACATCGGTAATGGAAATACAAGCACTACTTAATAAATTAGGCTATGATGTAGGAGGAATAGACGGAATTTACGGAACTAAAACGGCACAGGCAGTATTGATGTTTCAAAGATATTTTGGCTTATCACCTACAGGCACAGTAAATGATGATACTTATAAACTTATGAATAGATTTTTAATGGGTTATGATACTTATAGAATTAGACCGGGTGATACAATATACCTTATAGCAAGTAAGTACTTTGTGACCGTAGAAAGTATAATTACTGCAAATCCTCAAATAAATCCTAACAACTTGCAGGTTGGAGAGGTGATCATAGTTCCATATTCATTAGATGTAGTTTATACAAATATTGATTACACTTATGATATTATGAAAAAAGATTTAGAAGGGCTAAAGGCTAGATACCCATTTATTGAAGTGGCTAGTGGCGGCAAGAGTGAGCTTGGAAAAGAACTTTATTATGTGAAACTCGGTAATGGACCCAATAAAGTTTTTTATAATGGATCTCATCATGCTATTGAATGGATAACTACTGTGCTTTTGATGAAGTTTATTGAAAACTTTTCTAAAGCCTATGCAACAGGTGAAAATATAGAAGGGTATAGTGCCTTAGATATCTGGAATAAAAGTACTATATACATTATGCCTATGGTAAATCCAGATGGGATTGACTTAGTGCTTAATGGCCTAGAGAGGAGTAACCCATACTACAATGATTTAATTAAGTGGAATAATGGGAGTTCTGATTTTTCTAAAACATGGAGTGCTAATATTCGCGGTGTAGACCTTAATCATAACTATGATGCTATGTGGCAAAAATCAAAGGACGCGGAAAAAAGTTATGGCGTATATGGACCGGGCCCTACAAGATATTCAGGTACTGCGCCAGAATCAGAATCAGAGTCTAAAGCGGTAGCAGATTTTACAAGAAAACATGGGTTTAGATTAGTAATAGCGTATCACACCCAAGGGGAAGTAATATACTGGGATTTTCAAAATTTGGCAAGTGCTGAGGCTAGAAAAATAGGAGAGATATTTTCCTCTTTAAGTGGTTATGAATTAGCAGAAACCTATGGAATCACAAGCTATGCAGGATATAAGGATTGGTTTATAGAAAAATATAGAAGGCCGGGTTATACCATTGAGGTCGGAATTGGAAAAAATCCTCTGCCAATAAGTCAGTTTAATAAAATTTATAAGGACAATATTAAAGTTTTATTAGAAGGGGCATTAATTTAG
- a CDS encoding TIGR00366 family protein produces MFKKFTNGCVNLVQKYLPDPFIFAVILTFLVLILGMVLTGQGPLAMTIHWSKGLWTLLAFSMQMALVLVTGHALANAPSFKKGLKILAKIPKSPSQAIILVTIISTIACWINWGFGLVIGAIFAKELAKEVKGVDYRLLIASAYSGFLVWHAGLSGSIPLVVATGGPEVVKATAGVVTSPIPTSATLFSGYNLIILAILLVTLPLINKAMHPDTEHTITIDPKLLVEEPMIIIAKEKMTPADKLENSSIISMLLVIMGFSYIIYYFVKGGSLDLNIVNAIFLFLGIALHGTPIRFVNAITSAAKGTAGIILQFPFYAGIMGMMVGTSASGISLAGVMSTSFVSISNQHTFPLFTFLSAGLVNFFVPSGGGQWAVQAPIMMPAGAALGVPASKTAMAISWGDAWTNMIQPFWALPALGIAGLGAKDVMGFCIIDLLYSGVIIGLGLMFIS; encoded by the coding sequence ATGTTTAAAAAATTTACAAATGGTTGTGTTAATCTTGTCCAAAAGTATTTACCAGACCCATTCATATTTGCTGTAATCCTTACCTTTCTAGTATTAATTTTAGGGATGGTGCTTACTGGTCAAGGACCATTAGCTATGACTATTCACTGGAGTAAGGGTTTGTGGACGCTCCTCGCTTTTTCAATGCAAATGGCGCTAGTATTAGTTACAGGTCATGCGCTTGCCAATGCACCATCTTTTAAAAAGGGTCTTAAAATTCTTGCAAAAATCCCTAAATCACCAAGTCAAGCAATTATTCTTGTTACAATTATTTCTACTATAGCTTGCTGGATTAACTGGGGCTTTGGTCTAGTTATCGGAGCTATTTTTGCTAAGGAATTAGCTAAAGAAGTTAAAGGCGTAGATTATAGACTTTTAATAGCTTCTGCTTATTCAGGCTTTTTAGTATGGCATGCCGGTCTTTCTGGTTCTATACCACTAGTAGTTGCTACAGGTGGTCCTGAGGTAGTAAAAGCTACTGCAGGTGTTGTTACTTCACCTATACCAACCAGCGCTACATTGTTTTCAGGTTATAATCTAATTATATTAGCTATACTTTTAGTAACCTTGCCTCTTATAAACAAAGCTATGCATCCTGACACTGAACATACTATTACTATAGATCCAAAACTTTTGGTGGAGGAACCAATGATTATAATAGCTAAAGAAAAAATGACTCCCGCTGATAAACTTGAGAATAGCTCTATTATCTCAATGTTATTAGTAATTATGGGCTTTAGTTATATTATTTATTATTTTGTTAAAGGTGGTAGTCTTGATTTAAATATTGTTAATGCTATCTTCTTGTTCCTAGGAATTGCTCTTCATGGAACTCCTATAAGGTTTGTTAACGCAATTACATCCGCTGCTAAAGGAACTGCTGGAATTATACTTCAATTCCCATTCTACGCGGGTATTATGGGTATGATGGTTGGTACAAGTGCTAGTGGAATTTCTCTCGCAGGAGTTATGTCTACTTCTTTTGTTAGTATATCTAATCAACATACCTTCCCTCTATTCACTTTCCTAAGCGCAGGACTTGTTAACTTCTTTGTACCATCTGGTGGTGGACAATGGGCTGTTCAAGCTCCCATTATGATGCCCGCTGGTGCAGCTTTAGGTGTGCCTGCTTCAAAAACTGCTATGGCTATTTCATGGGGAGATGCATGGACTAACATGATTCAACCTTTCTGGGCATTACCCGCTCTTGGAATTGCCGGTCTCGGTGCTAAGGACGTAATGGGCTTTTGTATAATCGACTTATTATACTCAGGTGTTATTATTGGACTAGGGCTAATGTTTATATCATAA
- a CDS encoding short-chain fatty acid transporter, whose product MFKKFTNGCVNLVQKYLPDPFIFAVLLTFFVLILGIVLTGQSPLAMTIHWSKGLWTLLAFSMQMALVLVTGHALANAPSFKKGLKTLAKIPKSPSQAIILVTLISTIACWINWGFGLVIGAIFAKELAKEVKGVDYRLLIASAYSGFLVWHAGLSGSIPLVVASGGPEVVKATAGVVTSPIPTSATLFSGYNLIILAVLLITLPLINKAMHPDIDHTVTIDTKLLVENPVVIIAKEAMTPADKLENSTLISMLLAIMGFSYIVYYFVKGGSLDLNIVNAIFLFLGVALHGTPRRFVNAITDAAKGAAGIILQFPFYAGIMGMMVGTSAAGISLAGVMSTSFVSISNQHTFPLFTFLSAGLVNFFIPSGGGQWAVQAPIMMPAGAALGVPAAKTAMAIAWGDAWTNMIQPFWALPALGIAGLSAKDVMGFCVIDLLYSGIIIGLGLFLF is encoded by the coding sequence ATGTTCAAAAAATTTACAAATGGTTGTGTTAATCTTGTCCAAAAATATTTACCAGACCCATTCATATTTGCTGTACTTTTAACATTCTTTGTATTAATTTTAGGCATAGTTCTTACTGGACAAAGTCCTTTGGCTATGACTATTCACTGGAGCAAAGGTTTGTGGACATTACTTGCTTTTTCAATGCAAATGGCATTGGTATTAGTTACAGGCCATGCTCTCGCCAATGCACCATCTTTTAAAAAAGGTCTTAAGACCCTTGCAAAAATACCTAAATCACCGAGTCAAGCAATTATTTTGGTTACACTTATTTCTACTATAGCTTGTTGGATCAACTGGGGCTTTGGTTTAGTTATTGGGGCTATTTTCGCTAAGGAATTAGCTAAAGAAGTTAAAGGAGTAGATTATAGGCTTTTAATAGCTTCTGCTTATTCAGGCTTTTTAGTATGGCACGCTGGTCTTTCTGGTTCTATCCCACTAGTAGTTGCTTCTGGTGGTCCTGAAGTTGTAAAAGCTACTGCAGGCGTTGTTACTTCTCCTATACCAACTAGTGCAACATTGTTTTCAGGTTACAATTTAATTATATTAGCTGTACTATTAATTACATTGCCTCTTATAAACAAAGCTATGCATCCTGACATTGATCATACTGTCACTATAGATACAAAACTTTTGGTTGAGAACCCAGTAGTTATAATAGCTAAAGAAGCAATGACTCCTGCTGATAAACTTGAAAACAGCACCCTTATCTCAATGTTATTAGCAATTATGGGCTTTAGTTATATTGTTTACTATTTTGTTAAAGGTGGTAGCCTCGATCTAAACATTGTTAATGCTATTTTCTTGTTCCTAGGAGTTGCTCTTCATGGAACTCCTAGAAGATTTGTTAATGCAATTACAGACGCCGCCAAAGGCGCTGCTGGAATTATACTTCAATTCCCATTCTACGCAGGTATTATGGGAATGATGGTAGGTACAAGCGCTGCTGGAATTTCTCTTGCAGGTGTTATGTCTACTTCTTTCGTTAGTATATCTAATCAACATACCTTTCCACTATTCACTTTTCTAAGTGCAGGACTTGTTAACTTCTTTATACCATCTGGCGGTGGTCAATGGGCTGTTCAAGCTCCTATTATGATGCCTGCCGGTGCAGCTTTAGGCGTACCTGCTGCGAAAACTGCTATGGCTATTGCTTGGGGAGATGCATGGACTAATATGATTCAACCCTTTTGGGCATTACCCGCTCTTGGAATTGCTGGACTCAGTGCTAAGGACGTAATGGGTTTTTGTGTAATTGACTTATTATACTCAGGTATTATTATTGGGTTAGGATTATTCCTTTTCTAG